Proteins from one uncultured Cohaesibacter sp. genomic window:
- a CDS encoding SDR family oxidoreductase, translating into MSDNWVEVIGRSCRLPGANSVSEFWDLLVSNKCSVGEIGQDRFSTFRYLHPKSGQAGKTYTFRAGVLDDVWGFDPSVFSLSPREATQMDPQQRLLLMLVWEALEEAGLPISEVAGSNIGVFVGNSGSDHSNRFFFDPASSDSFMMTGNTLSLVSNRISYVYDLHGPSFTVDTACSSSLVALDLALKRLQSGEIDTAIVAGVNLLLSPFPFVGFAAASMLSPQGLCRPFDEDANGYVRAEGAVALVLQRKEAFDPKQQKSFGRIVASGINSDGRTSGVALPSMDFQSALLKQLYSDINLDPNALAFIEAHGTGTRVGDPAEAFALGQVLGQKRDKPLPIGSVKSNLGHLEPASGLVSVLKSLLSLENNLLPASLHIENPNPDIPFEDLNLALNSEATVLKKGKDIRYAGINNFGFGGTNAHVLVSDTKPPRPAKAKPLAASTKSGGETSTEQNTPTLLVLSARTEDALKALAVKSADAIAADDTASLADWSNGFGWHRSLLDERLSIVAKSKLELTEALEAFAQEEKHPALIHATASRATNAPVFVYSGNGAQFAGMGLVAYEQNAAFAAAFDKVDAFFQPLSGWSLKDKLFEDTLKEDLKQTSVAQPLLFAVQVALTEALKTSGMTASGVMGHSVGEVAAAWACGALDLKQSVEVIYWRSHHQEAVAGTGRMAVIKLSVAETQALLTAEGFDKVEISAINTDKSLTLSGETEELEAFLKIARKKRLAAKMLDINYPFHSNVVEPIKDGLLKDLASIKPTKAKLPFYSAVTGTCLKGKEMDGQYWWQNVRQPVRFLSAVEAAFADDQTQFIEIGPRAILKGYIAETARDRAQTIVATESLTQKTAKDLDPVQLAIGRAIANGMLFDKKTVFGANKPCSVALPSYPWQLKPFKLRPSSEAFDIFNDKVVPHALLGQQIRDEEHVWSTELDTAQIPYLEHHKVDGKVILPGAAFAEMALAAAQIAFKTDRVEIRDMDLLQALPLGEDQVSSVLTRLDTTSGVVEISSRARLVDDEWQLHAKCRVAKIPGEVGEDCSDYELKAPDPTLTSSPEKIEALYAISREFGLDFGPAFQRMTHCERHGDEYIELVIADRDAFTSKREELAAPYALHPLDFDACFHGLNTLYESLEEDAEKMAFIPVRFGRLRILQSGEAVRSARVHVIRSNARGIKADIDMFGDDGSLVATLRDGRFRASALVQRQGLDRLTYFYDSLKLSSPGMEAQGAPIDAAALAKALKALALPDRAPIDDGQMLLQAASRRGAYDILHQFAKDDLTLSEATLPRLIARDDLDGEHADEDLRSRSIHRKQIFGALVSICEQSGLISATEDGLTLAADSGLPEFSQILQMLVSENPLWSADCVMLNHALMRMPEMLRTMQQDAEDHAQPQDLYSHDLFEQHLSSSPLSEAHVAQVTAAFKAALDLWPEGRPLRVLEFGVGGAKLTKAILPLLEEKKGILVSADTNKLIIDRLRILFANSIHFEAVALRSDLEALEPFGPFDLVVSANGLQMMDQASSMLNPLSALLAKDGMMLMSLSDANVYQDLVFGPATSWFDHSVDPSFPVSRFGAAEDWCGWLSEAGFGSIEMAPFANAQGEPDLSGAYLLTAASKPAAKAEDTTDIPLLDAEHRTVVLLTDGKDAGATAIAEALTTQAPTPNLACFDVTNAKEWEKVTDLICASQPDDKLDVIYTAGSDSTEKASMDRLAGRLHKLADLVRTTSSIPMRLWIIAPGGYPGAENQKSDPVQSSVWAFGRTVSNEYDNHDVRLVDFADTLTASDQAARLASLIQEPGGEREILLEDKAQSVIRVRRGWPQPAKQESTFGEDDGCQLYHPRTGSFDRLKWIPAKRRKPAEGEVEIEVVAAGLNFRDVMWAQGLLPEEALEDGFAGPTLGFECSGRVVATGKGVSDLKIGDPVMTLAPASFASHVTVSDSAVSKLPETVDLVAAATMPVAFLTSYYALHYLARLEEGEWVLIHGAAGAVGLAALQIAKWRGARIIATAGNDEKRDFLRMLGADHVLDTRSLDFVDQVRAITRKADGPDQEGVDVVLNSLFGEAMERSIELVRPFGRFLELGKRDFYGNTQIGLRPFRRNISYFGIDADQLLNKQPARAKRLFNELADLIAEEQFTQLPYRLFDSADIVDAFRLMQRSGHIGKIVVKAPKPMADPADKAPFKVNSEGHHILVGGLGGFGIEVARWLADQGAKSIVLTSRSGKLSDAALALQTKLAASDCALVVKPCDVSDPTALENLFAELRKERPISGVMHMAAVLDDVLLANMSDEQIDKVLGPKVLGGDNLDMVTRKDDLDYFWLFSSVSVLMGNPGQANYVAANSYMDGLARKRQQQGQPALAIGWGAITDVGILERDKQTAEILARTTGGIEFKARQALDHLAKLLAQVPSESHLATITLAPMNWAYAHDNLPILKTPAYELLKKEAAQSSRSGQQSLDVSSLIDGLDDVAARGEIAKILAQEVADIFRMPVEEINLKRSLTDLGMDSLMGMELRTAAQQKLDIEIPMGAIADGTTIEDIAAKVLERIRGDADSGLSFTEETPLHQHVSNESEATIVATKLNEMRKSDM; encoded by the coding sequence ATGAGTGACAACTGGGTTGAAGTAATTGGGCGGTCTTGCCGCCTTCCTGGAGCCAATAGTGTATCTGAGTTCTGGGATTTACTGGTTTCGAATAAATGCAGCGTAGGGGAAATCGGACAGGACCGATTTTCGACCTTTCGTTATTTGCATCCCAAATCGGGCCAGGCAGGCAAAACCTATACATTTCGCGCTGGCGTTCTGGACGATGTCTGGGGCTTTGACCCTTCCGTCTTTTCCCTGTCTCCTCGTGAAGCTACGCAAATGGACCCGCAGCAGCGTTTGCTGCTGATGCTCGTTTGGGAAGCCCTCGAAGAAGCCGGTCTGCCCATCTCCGAAGTTGCCGGTTCCAATATCGGCGTGTTTGTCGGCAACTCAGGCAGCGATCACTCAAACCGTTTCTTCTTCGACCCTGCCAGCTCCGACAGCTTCATGATGACGGGCAATACCCTGTCACTGGTTTCCAACCGCATTTCCTATGTCTACGATTTGCATGGCCCCAGCTTTACTGTCGATACCGCCTGCTCATCATCACTGGTCGCCCTTGATCTGGCACTAAAGCGCCTGCAGTCGGGCGAAATTGACACCGCCATCGTTGCGGGGGTCAACCTGCTGCTCTCGCCCTTCCCCTTTGTCGGCTTTGCCGCCGCATCCATGCTGTCGCCGCAGGGGCTTTGCCGCCCCTTTGATGAAGATGCCAATGGTTATGTGCGCGCCGAAGGGGCCGTTGCCCTCGTATTGCAGCGCAAGGAAGCCTTTGATCCGAAACAGCAAAAGAGCTTTGGCCGCATCGTCGCCTCGGGCATCAATTCCGATGGCCGCACCTCGGGCGTTGCCCTGCCGTCCATGGATTTCCAGTCAGCGCTGCTCAAGCAACTCTATTCCGACATCAATCTGGACCCCAATGCGCTCGCCTTCATCGAAGCCCACGGCACCGGCACCCGCGTCGGCGACCCGGCAGAAGCCTTTGCGCTGGGCCAAGTTCTGGGCCAGAAGCGCGACAAGCCGCTGCCGATTGGTTCGGTCAAGTCCAATCTGGGCCACCTGGAGCCCGCCTCAGGCCTCGTCAGCGTTCTGAAATCGCTGCTGTCACTTGAAAACAACCTGCTGCCTGCCAGCCTGCATATCGAAAATCCCAATCCGGATATCCCGTTCGAAGACCTCAATCTGGCCTTGAACAGCGAAGCCACGGTTCTGAAAAAGGGCAAGGACATTCGCTATGCCGGCATCAACAATTTCGGCTTTGGTGGCACCAACGCGCATGTTCTGGTCTCCGATACCAAGCCACCACGTCCGGCAAAAGCCAAGCCTCTCGCAGCCTCGACCAAGTCAGGCGGCGAAACGAGCACCGAGCAAAACACACCGACGCTCCTGGTTCTCTCAGCCAGAACCGAAGACGCCCTCAAGGCCTTGGCAGTCAAGAGCGCGGACGCGATTGCCGCGGATGATACCGCGAGCCTTGCAGACTGGAGCAATGGCTTTGGCTGGCACCGCTCCCTTCTGGACGAACGCCTCAGCATTGTTGCCAAAAGCAAATTGGAGCTGACCGAAGCGCTTGAAGCCTTCGCGCAGGAAGAAAAGCATCCGGCGCTGATCCACGCCACCGCATCCCGCGCAACCAATGCACCGGTCTTTGTCTATTCGGGCAATGGCGCCCAGTTTGCTGGCATGGGGCTTGTAGCCTATGAGCAGAATGCCGCCTTTGCTGCGGCCTTTGACAAGGTCGACGCCTTCTTCCAGCCGCTTTCGGGCTGGTCCCTCAAAGACAAGCTGTTTGAAGACACTCTGAAAGAAGATCTCAAGCAGACCTCGGTCGCGCAGCCGTTGCTCTTTGCCGTGCAGGTCGCCTTGACCGAAGCTCTGAAAACCTCCGGCATGACCGCCAGTGGCGTCATGGGCCATTCAGTTGGCGAGGTCGCTGCGGCCTGGGCCTGCGGTGCCCTTGATCTCAAGCAGTCCGTCGAGGTCATCTATTGGCGTTCACACCATCAGGAAGCTGTAGCAGGCACAGGCCGCATGGCCGTGATCAAGCTGTCTGTTGCAGAAACTCAGGCCCTGTTGACCGCAGAGGGCTTTGACAAGGTCGAAATTTCCGCGATCAACACCGATAAGTCCCTGACACTTTCCGGCGAAACCGAAGAGCTGGAAGCCTTTCTCAAGATCGCCCGCAAGAAGCGCCTTGCCGCCAAGATGCTGGATATCAACTATCCCTTCCACTCCAACGTGGTGGAGCCCATCAAGGATGGCCTGCTCAAGGATCTGGCCAGCATCAAGCCAACCAAGGCGAAATTGCCGTTCTATTCCGCGGTTACAGGCACCTGCCTCAAAGGCAAGGAAATGGATGGCCAATATTGGTGGCAGAATGTGCGCCAACCGGTACGCTTCCTAAGCGCCGTTGAAGCTGCCTTCGCAGATGACCAGACCCAGTTTATCGAAATCGGTCCGCGCGCCATTCTCAAAGGCTACATCGCGGAAACAGCGCGGGATCGCGCCCAGACCATTGTTGCGACAGAAAGCCTGACGCAGAAAACAGCAAAAGACCTCGACCCTGTGCAACTGGCCATCGGCCGGGCCATTGCCAACGGCATGCTGTTTGACAAGAAAACCGTTTTTGGTGCCAACAAGCCTTGTTCCGTTGCGCTTCCCAGCTATCCATGGCAGCTCAAACCGTTCAAGCTGCGCCCGAGCAGCGAAGCCTTTGACATTTTCAACGACAAAGTCGTTCCCCACGCTCTGCTCGGTCAGCAGATCCGAGATGAAGAGCATGTCTGGTCCACCGAGCTGGACACGGCACAGATTCCGTATCTTGAGCATCACAAGGTGGATGGCAAGGTCATCCTGCCAGGTGCCGCCTTCGCAGAAATGGCGCTGGCTGCCGCGCAGATTGCCTTCAAAACCGACCGCGTCGAAATTCGCGATATGGATCTGTTGCAAGCCTTGCCGCTCGGAGAAGATCAGGTTTCTTCCGTTTTGACCCGTCTCGACACCACTTCGGGCGTGGTTGAAATTTCCAGCCGCGCGCGACTGGTTGATGACGAATGGCAGCTACATGCGAAATGTCGCGTCGCCAAAATTCCGGGCGAGGTTGGCGAAGACTGTTCAGACTATGAGCTCAAGGCACCCGATCCGACGCTCACATCATCGCCTGAAAAGATCGAAGCGCTCTACGCCATCTCGCGTGAATTCGGGCTGGATTTTGGCCCGGCCTTCCAGCGCATGACCCACTGCGAGCGCCATGGCGACGAGTATATCGAACTCGTCATCGCAGACCGCGACGCCTTCACCTCCAAGCGTGAAGAGCTGGCCGCCCCTTATGCGCTGCATCCGCTTGATTTCGACGCCTGCTTCCATGGCCTAAACACGCTTTATGAAAGTCTTGAAGAAGACGCCGAGAAAATGGCCTTTATTCCGGTTCGCTTCGGGCGTCTGCGCATTCTGCAATCCGGCGAGGCCGTACGGTCGGCCCGCGTGCATGTGATCCGCTCCAACGCGCGCGGCATCAAGGCCGATATCGACATGTTCGGCGACGACGGATCTCTGGTGGCAACCTTAAGGGATGGCCGCTTCCGTGCATCCGCTCTTGTGCAGCGCCAAGGGCTGGACCGCCTTACCTATTTCTACGATTCCCTGAAGCTGTCATCTCCCGGTATGGAAGCGCAAGGCGCTCCTATCGATGCGGCAGCGCTTGCCAAAGCCCTCAAGGCCCTTGCCTTGCCAGATCGCGCCCCGATCGACGACGGCCAAATGCTGCTGCAGGCAGCCAGTCGACGTGGTGCCTATGACATTCTTCATCAGTTCGCGAAAGACGATCTGACACTGTCCGAAGCCACCCTACCACGCCTCATCGCACGGGACGATCTGGATGGTGAACATGCGGATGAAGATCTCAGAAGCCGGTCCATCCACCGCAAGCAGATTTTCGGTGCTCTGGTTTCCATCTGTGAGCAGTCCGGCCTGATCAGCGCAACTGAAGACGGTTTAACGTTGGCAGCCGACAGTGGTCTGCCCGAATTCAGCCAGATCTTGCAAATGCTGGTGAGCGAAAATCCGCTTTGGTCGGCAGATTGCGTCATGCTCAATCATGCACTGATGCGCATGCCCGAGATGCTGCGCACCATGCAGCAGGACGCAGAAGACCACGCCCAGCCGCAGGATCTCTATTCGCACGATCTGTTCGAACAGCATTTGAGCTCCTCGCCTCTGTCTGAAGCCCATGTGGCGCAGGTTACCGCGGCCTTCAAAGCCGCACTTGACCTGTGGCCGGAAGGGCGTCCGCTGCGTGTTCTGGAATTCGGCGTAGGCGGCGCCAAGCTGACCAAGGCCATTCTCCCGCTGCTGGAAGAGAAAAAGGGCATTCTGGTTTCAGCCGACACCAACAAGCTGATCATTGACCGCCTGCGCATCCTGTTTGCCAACTCGATCCATTTCGAAGCCGTAGCGCTGCGCTCGGATCTTGAAGCACTTGAGCCGTTCGGTCCGTTTGATCTCGTCGTTTCGGCCAATGGCCTGCAGATGATGGATCAGGCCTCCTCCATGCTGAACCCGCTGTCGGCTCTGCTCGCCAAGGATGGCATGATGCTGATGAGCCTGTCGGATGCCAACGTCTATCAGGATCTTGTCTTCGGACCAGCCACAAGCTGGTTCGACCATTCCGTTGATCCGTCGTTCCCTGTTTCGCGCTTTGGCGCTGCCGAAGATTGGTGCGGCTGGCTGAGCGAAGCCGGGTTTGGTTCGATTGAAATGGCACCTTTTGCAAACGCGCAAGGAGAACCGGATCTCTCCGGAGCCTATCTTCTGACCGCAGCAAGCAAACCAGCTGCGAAGGCAGAAGACACAACCGATATTCCGCTGCTAGACGCAGAGCACAGAACCGTCGTGCTTCTGACAGATGGCAAAGATGCCGGGGCAACAGCCATTGCTGAAGCGCTCACTACGCAAGCACCGACTCCGAATCTTGCCTGCTTTGACGTCACAAACGCGAAAGAGTGGGAAAAGGTGACCGATCTCATTTGCGCCAGCCAGCCTGATGACAAACTGGATGTCATCTATACCGCTGGTAGTGACAGCACTGAGAAAGCATCCATGGATCGCCTCGCCGGTCGCCTGCATAAGCTGGCCGATCTCGTGCGCACCACGTCAAGCATCCCGATGCGCCTCTGGATCATCGCTCCGGGTGGCTATCCGGGAGCAGAGAATCAGAAAAGCGATCCGGTTCAAAGTTCTGTCTGGGCCTTTGGCCGCACGGTCAGCAACGAATATGACAACCATGACGTACGGTTGGTCGATTTCGCTGATACGCTGACCGCCTCTGATCAGGCTGCTAGGCTTGCAAGCCTCATCCAAGAGCCGGGTGGAGAACGCGAGATCCTGCTTGAAGATAAAGCACAGAGTGTCATTCGTGTAAGACGCGGCTGGCCGCAGCCTGCAAAGCAGGAAAGTACATTCGGCGAGGACGATGGCTGTCAGCTTTATCATCCGCGCACAGGTTCGTTCGACCGCCTGAAGTGGATTCCAGCTAAACGCCGCAAACCGGCAGAAGGCGAAGTGGAAATCGAAGTCGTGGCCGCTGGCCTCAATTTCCGCGATGTGATGTGGGCGCAAGGACTACTGCCTGAGGAAGCGCTGGAAGACGGTTTTGCCGGCCCGACCCTCGGCTTTGAATGCTCCGGCCGCGTCGTGGCAACGGGCAAGGGGGTCTCCGATCTCAAGATTGGCGATCCGGTGATGACGTTGGCCCCTGCCAGCTTTGCCTCTCACGTAACGGTCTCTGACAGTGCGGTTTCCAAATTGCCGGAAACGGTGGATCTGGTTGCGGCTGCAACAATGCCGGTGGCGTTCCTGACCAGCTATTATGCCCTGCATTATCTGGCCCGCCTTGAAGAAGGCGAATGGGTTCTCATTCACGGCGCAGCAGGGGCGGTTGGCCTTGCTGCATTGCAGATTGCCAAATGGCGCGGCGCCCGCATTATCGCCACCGCTGGCAATGATGAAAAGCGCGACTTCCTGAGGATGCTTGGCGCAGATCATGTGCTTGACACCCGCTCGCTTGATTTTGTCGATCAGGTGCGCGCCATCACGCGCAAAGCCGATGGTCCGGATCAGGAAGGCGTCGATGTCGTACTCAACTCGCTGTTTGGCGAAGCGATGGAACGCAGCATTGAGCTGGTGCGTCCATTCGGTCGCTTCCTTGAGCTGGGCAAGCGCGATTTCTATGGCAACACACAGATTGGCCTGCGCCCGTTCCGCCGCAACATCAGCTATTTCGGCATTGATGCAGACCAGCTGCTCAACAAGCAACCGGCGCGCGCCAAACGGCTCTTCAACGAACTGGCTGACCTGATCGCTGAGGAACAGTTCACACAGCTGCCATATCGCCTGTTTGACAGCGCTGATATCGTTGATGCTTTCCGCCTGATGCAGCGCTCTGGCCATATCGGCAAGATCGTCGTCAAGGCCCCGAAACCAATGGCCGACCCGGCTGATAAAGCGCCATTCAAAGTCAACTCCGAAGGCCATCATATTCTTGTTGGCGGTCTCGGTGGCTTCGGCATCGAGGTGGCCCGCTGGCTGGCTGATCAGGGCGCAAAATCTATCGTCCTCACCAGTCGCTCGGGCAAACTTTCCGATGCGGCATTGGCGCTGCAGACCAAATTGGCCGCAAGCGATTGCGCGCTGGTGGTCAAGCCATGCGATGTATCCGATCCAACGGCACTGGAGAACCTGTTTGCCGAATTGCGCAAGGAGCGTCCGATCAGCGGTGTCATGCATATGGCCGCTGTTCTCGATGACGTGCTGCTTGCCAATATGAGCGACGAACAGATCGACAAGGTACTCGGACCGAAGGTGCTCGGCGGCGACAATCTCGATATGGTCACGCGCAAGGATGATCTGGATTATTTCTGGCTCTTCTCCTCCGTCTCCGTCCTGATGGGCAACCCGGGTCAGGCAAACTATGTGGCAGCCAACAGCTACATGGATGGTCTGGCACGCAAACGTCAGCAGCAAGGCCAGCCCGCCCTTGCCATCGGCTGGGGTGCGATCACCGACGTAGGCATTCTGGAACGCGACAAACAAACCGCAGAGATTCTGGCAAGAACCACGGGCGGCATCGAATTCAAGGCGCGGCAAGCCTTGGATCACCTCGCCAAACTGCTCGCACAGGTACCTTCAGAAAGCCATTTGGCAACCATCACGCTGGCTCCGATGAACTGGGCCTATGCGCATGATAATCTGCCAATTCTGAAAACACCGGCCTATGAATTGCTCAAGAAGGAAGCAGCTCAATCGTCCAGAAGCGGCCAGCAGTCCCTTGATGTAAGCAGCTTGATCGACGGTCTTGATGACGTAGCGGCACGTGGTGAAATTGCGAAGATTCTGGCGCAGGAAGTGGCGGATATCTTCCGCATGCCAGTTGAGGAAATCAACCTCAAGCGTTCACTGACGGATCTGGGCATGGACAGTCTGATGGGCATGGAACTGCGCACCGCGGCACAGCAGAAGCTCGACATTGAAATCCCCATGGGGGCCATTGCCGATGGCACGACCATTGAGGATATCGCGGCAAAGGTGCTTGAGCGTATTCGCGGCGACGCCGACAGTGGTCTGTCCTTCACCGAAGAAACTCCGCTTCATCAGCATGTAAGCAACGAAAGCGAAGCCACGATCGTTGCAACCAAGCTCAACGAAATGCGCAAGAGCGACATGTAA
- a CDS encoding aminotransferase class I/II-fold pyridoxal phosphate-dependent enzyme: MSKQQFDRDAILNLSRSMAKGAAPKTAPTRESRTKADRSKTDFATLDLYQQIAIQRQMAEKLQTKDPYFVLHETRAGATTIVDGKELINFASYDYLGLNGLDEVHDAAKAAIDEFGTSVSGSRPTSGERPFHSALERQLAELYESEAALVFVSGHATNVSTIGELLGPTDLVVFDAYSHNSVTTGCKLSGATRRSFKHNDLDDLERILEETRNAHDRVMIIAEGLYSMDGDMPDLARLVEIKERFAAWLLVDEAHSLGVLGATGKGLFEQQGVDPSKIDIWMGTMSKTMSGCGGYICGNQVLIDILKFFASGFMYSVGLSAPLAVAGAKSLEIMQREPWRVEKLQSNGRFFKKAAQDAGLDTGLSAGFCVVPVIVGDSLRAVKLSNNLMDRGIYAFPITYPAVPMNSARLRFFISATHSEEQLQQAVDITAEELRKLEEANFSIATSLSTLNTEE, encoded by the coding sequence ATGTCAAAGCAGCAATTTGATCGGGACGCGATTTTGAATTTGTCTCGGTCAATGGCCAAAGGTGCCGCGCCCAAAACTGCGCCGACCCGCGAATCCCGAACAAAGGCCGACCGCTCGAAGACTGACTTTGCGACCCTGGATCTTTATCAGCAGATCGCCATCCAACGGCAGATGGCCGAAAAACTGCAAACGAAGGATCCCTATTTCGTCCTGCACGAAACACGCGCTGGCGCAACGACCATCGTGGATGGCAAGGAGTTGATCAACTTCGCCTCCTATGATTATCTTGGCCTTAATGGTCTTGATGAGGTCCATGACGCTGCCAAAGCCGCTATCGATGAATTTGGCACTTCCGTATCTGGTTCACGCCCCACATCAGGCGAACGCCCTTTCCATTCCGCACTTGAGCGGCAATTAGCCGAGCTTTATGAAAGCGAAGCTGCGCTCGTGTTCGTCTCAGGGCACGCAACCAACGTCTCCACCATCGGTGAGTTGCTCGGCCCCACCGATTTGGTGGTGTTCGATGCCTATAGCCACAATTCAGTGACCACCGGCTGCAAGCTTTCCGGCGCCACAAGACGCTCCTTCAAGCATAATGACCTTGATGATCTGGAACGCATTCTGGAAGAAACCCGCAATGCCCATGACCGCGTCATGATTATTGCTGAGGGCCTCTACTCCATGGATGGTGACATGCCGGATCTCGCCCGCCTCGTAGAGATCAAGGAACGCTTCGCAGCATGGCTTCTGGTCGATGAAGCCCACTCACTGGGTGTTTTAGGAGCAACGGGCAAGGGTCTGTTCGAGCAGCAGGGCGTTGATCCCAGCAAGATCGACATCTGGATGGGCACCATGAGCAAGACCATGAGTGGCTGCGGGGGCTATATCTGCGGCAATCAGGTGCTGATCGATATCCTGAAATTCTTCGCGTCCGGCTTCATGTATAGTGTTGGCCTGTCTGCGCCACTTGCTGTAGCCGGGGCAAAGTCGCTTGAGATCATGCAGCGCGAACCATGGCGCGTTGAAAAACTGCAATCCAATGGCCGCTTTTTCAAGAAGGCTGCGCAAGACGCCGGATTGGACACAGGCCTTAGCGCAGGATTCTGCGTCGTCCCGGTTATTGTTGGCGACAGCTTGCGCGCAGTCAAATTGAGCAACAACCTGATGGACCGAGGCATCTATGCCTTCCCCATCACTTATCCGGCCGTGCCCATGAACAGCGCCCGTCTGCGCTTTTTCATCAGCGCCACCCATAGCGAAGAGCAGCTGCAACAGGCCGTCGACATTACAGCCGAGGAATTACGCAAGCTGGAAGAGGCAAACTTCTCCATAGCCACCTCCCTGAGCACTCTCAATACGGAAGAATGA
- a CDS encoding SDR family NAD(P)-dependent oxidoreductase, with translation MSMRPRSILITGASRGLGAALAHAYADAGVDLILTARSVRTLEKICAECQASGAKVHCLPLDLTSEASIDDALAEVDLIGLPDLLIANAGVYSGRQENGLLESRDTQNQQLSVNLTGTIQFLDQCAQGMKDRGSGHLALISSLAAIQPQPDSPVYSASKAGLAFWGRSMAEDLADHGVQISIVYPGHIESQQTEMQVGALPGLMPAPRAAEIIRKSIDKKRARIIFPRHLYWLILVSNLLPGWLRRRVNRPFRYHVARDDRPE, from the coding sequence ATGAGCATGCGCCCGCGCTCCATATTGATCACTGGAGCCAGTCGCGGACTGGGTGCGGCACTGGCGCACGCCTACGCCGATGCGGGTGTTGATCTCATTTTGACCGCCCGTTCGGTGCGCACTCTGGAAAAGATCTGTGCAGAGTGCCAAGCATCTGGCGCCAAAGTCCACTGCCTGCCGCTGGATCTTACCAGCGAAGCCAGCATTGATGACGCATTGGCAGAAGTCGATCTCATCGGCCTGCCGGATCTGCTGATCGCCAATGCAGGGGTTTATTCCGGGCGGCAGGAAAACGGCTTGCTTGAGTCAAGAGATACGCAGAACCAACAACTTAGTGTCAACCTGACGGGCACCATCCAGTTTCTCGATCAGTGCGCACAAGGCATGAAGGACAGAGGCTCTGGCCATCTGGCCCTTATCAGTTCTCTTGCTGCCATCCAGCCGCAACCCGATAGCCCTGTCTATAGCGCAAGCAAAGCAGGCCTTGCCTTTTGGGGCCGATCGATGGCTGAAGATCTCGCCGACCATGGCGTGCAAATCAGCATCGTTTATCCCGGCCATATCGAAAGCCAGCAAACAGAGATGCAGGTTGGCGCCTTGCCTGGTTTGATGCCAGCCCCTCGCGCCGCAGAGATCATCCGCAAAAGCATCGATAAGAAGCGTGCTCGGATTATTTTCCCACGACATCTTTACTGGCTCATTCTGGTGAGCAATCTCCTTCCCGGTTGGCTACGGCGCCGGGTCAACAGACCTTTCCGCTATCACGTCGCGCGTGATGACCGGCCTGAATAG
- a CDS encoding beta-3-deoxy-D-manno-oct-2-ulosonic acid transferase, with the protein MANQTSDWMQRPAVIYGVGFWNRKSMAGMLAPLPGKPRFIRSFKRALKAAKNSNASLFAWATRLSPEQRAACDAEGVPIVNVEDGFIRSVGLGAAFTPAASLIMDASGIYYDPSHPSDLETMLQQDTVSGEERLRGQAFRQKVVDLGVSKYNLGNKASSKGCRTEHTPTEALRILVPGQVSDDASIQKSRSDSLALASGENPNLLLLKWVRTHHPDAHITFKPHPDVTNGLRDGNLSDAQMLAYADAIELDTDIIQLIEQCDSLHTISSLSGFEALLRNKHVVVHGLPFYAGWGVSEDKTSCPRRTTKRDLDELVYLAMIKYPHYVSPLTFQYCEAEETVDQLSRLRNNKAGSAKDVIMLQIARIAFRLGL; encoded by the coding sequence GTGGCAAATCAGACCAGTGACTGGATGCAGCGACCGGCCGTGATTTACGGTGTTGGATTCTGGAACAGAAAATCCATGGCGGGCATGCTCGCTCCTCTGCCCGGAAAGCCACGCTTTATCCGTTCCTTCAAACGCGCGCTCAAAGCGGCCAAAAACAGCAATGCCAGCCTGTTTGCATGGGCGACCCGCCTCAGCCCGGAGCAGCGCGCAGCCTGTGACGCCGAGGGCGTCCCCATCGTGAATGTAGAAGACGGCTTTATCCGTTCCGTTGGGTTGGGAGCCGCCTTCACTCCGGCAGCATCGCTGATCATGGATGCAAGCGGTATCTATTACGATCCGTCCCACCCCAGCGATCTGGAAACCATGCTGCAACAGGATACTGTCAGCGGTGAAGAACGCTTACGGGGGCAGGCCTTCCGCCAAAAGGTCGTTGATTTGGGCGTCTCAAAATACAATCTCGGCAACAAGGCTTCCTCCAAAGGCTGCAGAACTGAGCACACCCCAACAGAAGCCTTGCGCATTCTCGTCCCCGGTCAGGTCAGCGATGATGCCTCCATCCAGAAAAGCCGTAGCGATAGTCTGGCGCTCGCCTCGGGCGAAAATCCCAATCTGCTATTGCTGAAATGGGTGCGCACCCATCACCCCGATGCCCATATCACCTTCAAACCACACCCGGACGTGACCAATGGCCTGCGCGATGGCAATCTATCGGACGCGCAAATGCTGGCATATGCAGACGCGATAGAGCTTGATACCGACATTATCCAATTGATCGAACAGTGCGATTCTCTACACACGATCAGCTCTCTATCTGGTTTTGAGGCCTTGTTGCGCAACAAGCATGTGGTCGTGCATGGCCTGCCTTTTTATGCCGGCTGGGGTGTCAGCGAGGATAAAACCAGCTGCCCGCGCCGCACCACAAAGCGCGACTTGGATGAACTCGTCTATCTGGCTATGATCAAGTATCCGCACTATGTTTCCCCCCTCACTTTCCAATATTGTGAGGCAGAAGAGACCGTAGATCAGCTTTCAAGGTTAAGGAATAATAAAGCCGGATCAGCTAAGGATGTAATAATGCTGCAAATTGCCAGAATTGCCTTCAGACTTGGGCTCTGA